One genomic region from Streptomyces sp. NBC_00582 encodes:
- a CDS encoding SDR family NAD(P)-dependent oxidoreductase produces the protein MQLTGKAAVVTGAGRGLGQAYAKALAAAGAAVVVNDLDLELAEQTVKAIQAAGGSAVAEGSAIGSTEAADALVATAVENFGRLDIMVTNAGVLRDRTLLKMVDADFDTVVETHLRGTFTCGRAAARRFKEQGGNGRLILIGSPAGQRAGFGQTGYTASKAGIVGLVRTWAAELERGGTTVNAVIPVALTRMVATIPGLAELVEKADRGEPIPAEVRAKGMGTADDVAALVVFLASDEAAGVTGQAIGIGGDRIAVWSHPAEVAVELREGGWSADALAEAFPTRLAPHLQPFKSPTAEGK, from the coding sequence ATGCAGCTGACCGGAAAGGCCGCCGTCGTCACCGGCGCCGGCCGTGGCCTGGGCCAGGCCTACGCCAAGGCCCTCGCCGCGGCCGGTGCCGCAGTGGTGGTCAACGACCTCGACCTCGAGCTCGCCGAGCAGACGGTCAAGGCGATCCAGGCCGCCGGCGGTTCCGCGGTCGCCGAGGGTTCGGCCATCGGTTCCACCGAGGCGGCCGACGCGCTGGTGGCCACGGCGGTCGAGAACTTCGGCCGGCTGGACATCATGGTCACCAACGCGGGCGTACTGCGGGACCGCACCCTTTTGAAGATGGTGGACGCCGACTTCGACACCGTCGTCGAAACCCATCTGCGCGGCACCTTCACGTGCGGCCGCGCCGCCGCCCGCCGGTTCAAGGAGCAAGGTGGCAACGGGCGGCTCATCCTCATCGGCTCGCCGGCCGGCCAGCGTGCCGGCTTCGGACAGACCGGCTACACCGCCAGCAAGGCCGGCATCGTGGGCCTGGTGCGCACCTGGGCCGCCGAACTGGAGCGCGGCGGCACCACGGTCAACGCCGTCATCCCGGTCGCGCTGACCCGCATGGTCGCCACGATCCCGGGACTGGCAGAGCTGGTGGAGAAGGCCGACCGCGGAGAGCCCATCCCGGCCGAGGTCCGCGCGAAGGGCATGGGAACCGCGGACGACGTCGCGGCCCTCGTGGTCTTCCTCGCCTCCGACGAGGCCGCCGGGGTGACCGGCCAGGCCATCGGTATCGGCGGCGACCGCATCGCCGTCTGGTCGCACCCGGCCGAGGTGGCCGTGGAGCTGCGCGAGGGCGGCTGGAGTGCCGACGCGCTCGCCGAAGCCTTCCCGACCCGGCTCGCACCCCATCTGCAGCCGTTCAAGTCCCCCACCGCCGAAGGAAAGTGA
- a CDS encoding MFS transporter: MPSDSALPITDQPAVQDVPRPPVGARFVIPLAVAYFGVWVAWLAPLVLTLQVKVSELTPASRTGSLSLVLGVSSVLSLLAMPVMGRLSDRTLSRWGMRRPWLMGGALLGSAGTVIVAVAGSIPVLLVGWCITNVVLASLVSVVLAMLPDQVHADARGKVSGILGLANALGAIVSSGIAGALTEVSTAAAVLVPGLLGMLCVALACLLLKDRVLDPRDRPALSVGLLIRSYTFNPRRHPDFGWAWFSRFAIFLALAWAQTYQVFYLTGQVGLSQSKATAVVSTGVVTQTVCMVVGSLVFGPLSDRLRRRKVFVLASAVTAGAGLLALAFATTVPGYFLAMVLVGTGQGIYLAVDLALVTDVLPNKEADAAKDLGVFAVANLLPQSLAPAIAPAFLGIAFGTRAATHGNNFFVLFIIGAVCALISAATVLPIRAVR; encoded by the coding sequence ATGCCCTCCGATTCCGCTCTTCCCATCACCGACCAACCGGCCGTTCAGGACGTCCCCCGGCCGCCGGTCGGCGCACGATTCGTGATCCCCCTCGCGGTCGCCTACTTCGGCGTGTGGGTCGCATGGCTCGCGCCTCTGGTGCTGACCTTGCAAGTGAAAGTGTCCGAGCTGACTCCCGCGAGCCGCACGGGCAGCCTGTCACTCGTCCTTGGCGTGTCCTCGGTCCTGTCGCTGCTGGCCATGCCGGTCATGGGCAGGCTGTCCGACCGCACCCTCTCCCGATGGGGCATGCGGCGGCCCTGGCTGATGGGTGGAGCGTTGCTCGGGTCCGCCGGGACGGTGATAGTGGCGGTCGCCGGGTCGATCCCCGTACTGCTGGTGGGCTGGTGCATCACCAATGTCGTGCTCGCCTCGTTGGTCTCGGTCGTGCTCGCGATGCTGCCCGATCAGGTCCACGCCGATGCCCGCGGGAAGGTTTCCGGAATCCTCGGTCTCGCGAACGCCCTGGGCGCCATCGTGAGCTCGGGCATCGCCGGTGCGCTGACGGAAGTCTCCACCGCGGCGGCGGTCCTGGTCCCCGGCCTTCTCGGCATGCTCTGCGTCGCACTGGCGTGTCTGCTCCTCAAGGACCGCGTGCTGGACCCGCGTGACCGGCCTGCGCTCAGTGTCGGGCTGCTCATCCGCAGCTACACCTTCAATCCGCGAAGACACCCGGACTTCGGCTGGGCGTGGTTCAGCCGGTTCGCGATCTTCCTGGCGCTCGCGTGGGCCCAGACCTACCAGGTCTTCTACCTGACCGGCCAGGTCGGCCTGTCGCAGTCCAAGGCAACGGCGGTGGTCTCCACGGGTGTCGTCACGCAGACGGTGTGCATGGTCGTCGGCAGCCTCGTGTTCGGTCCGCTCTCCGACCGGCTGCGCCGGCGCAAGGTGTTCGTGCTCGCCTCGGCGGTGACGGCGGGGGCCGGGTTGCTCGCGCTCGCGTTCGCCACCACGGTGCCGGGCTATTTCCTGGCCATGGTCCTCGTGGGGACCGGCCAGGGGATCTACCTCGCTGTCGACCTCGCCCTGGTGACGGACGTGCTGCCCAACAAGGAGGCCGACGCGGCCAAGGACCTGGGCGTGTTCGCCGTCGCCAACCTCCTGCCGCAGTCGCTGGCGCCCGCCATCGCACCGGCGTTCCTCGGCATCGCCTTCGGCACGCGGGCGGCCACGCACGGCAACAACTTCTTCGTCCTGTTCATCATCGGAGCCGTGTGCGCCCTGATCAGCGCGGCAACCGTCCTGCCGATCCGCGCGGTTCGCTGA
- a CDS encoding cupin domain-containing protein — protein sequence MSAPEIRRVVTGHDREGKAVVVSDEVRGGSGPGSFAALLWTTDTSPADNTQEADGAERKVGITQEGGTVFRIAEFAPGLRSPMHRTLSVDYALVLDGELVLELDGGERTPLKAGDVVIQRGTNHVWANESDKPCTIAFILIDAEPVTINGEVLEPTPLELPIRSNV from the coding sequence ATGAGCGCACCGGAGATCCGGCGTGTGGTGACCGGGCACGACAGAGAGGGAAAGGCGGTGGTCGTCAGCGACGAGGTGCGCGGTGGCAGCGGCCCCGGCTCGTTCGCCGCCCTCCTGTGGACGACCGACACGAGTCCCGCCGACAACACGCAGGAGGCCGACGGGGCCGAGCGAAAGGTCGGGATCACACAGGAAGGCGGCACGGTCTTCCGGATCGCCGAGTTCGCGCCCGGTCTTCGCTCCCCGATGCACCGCACCCTGTCCGTCGACTACGCCCTCGTGCTCGACGGAGAGCTGGTGCTGGAGCTCGACGGCGGGGAAAGGACCCCACTCAAGGCCGGTGACGTGGTGATCCAGCGCGGTACCAACCACGTCTGGGCCAACGAATCGGACAAGCCGTGCACCATCGCCTTCATCCTCATCGACGCCGAGCCGGTGACGATCAACGGCGAAGTGCTTGAGCCGACGCCCCTCGAATTGCCGATACGCAGCAACGTCTGA
- a CDS encoding ornithine cyclodeaminase family protein, which translates to MTTASPSSPVFVSGAAAKAVFQWKDAVSALQAGYARPFDAASTPPRTVATGGGAALRTLPAIPAGGRYFGAKLMGMAMAGADPGCEYVIVLFDHATGRIAAFVDGNQVTGLRTAATSAAALDRLAPERPARLGVLGSGLEASMHTRAFAAVRSLTEVVVFSPTPQRRQDFAREISEELGVPVRAVDEPRAAVEGADIVLAAARSRGEKPILFGDWLQQGTTVVSIGSTVPNQREIDASVVERADLIVCDVLEEVLEETGDMLAAAKAGVAFRDKSFSMNALLAGDLDQRRGSAVLPMFKSVGSGVQDVIVAEVILTKALEAGQVTALPIAFETKRPKGIRKEKTDGHVQP; encoded by the coding sequence ATGACGACCGCTTCCCCCTCCAGCCCCGTCTTCGTGTCCGGCGCCGCCGCGAAGGCGGTGTTCCAGTGGAAGGACGCGGTGTCCGCGCTTCAGGCCGGATACGCCCGGCCGTTCGACGCGGCGTCCACGCCGCCGCGTACCGTGGCGACGGGCGGCGGGGCCGCGCTGCGGACCCTGCCGGCGATCCCGGCGGGCGGGCGTTATTTCGGCGCCAAGCTGATGGGCATGGCCATGGCCGGAGCCGATCCCGGGTGCGAGTACGTGATCGTGCTCTTCGACCATGCCACGGGCCGGATCGCGGCCTTCGTCGACGGCAACCAGGTCACGGGCCTGCGCACGGCGGCCACGTCTGCCGCGGCGCTCGACCGGCTGGCTCCGGAGCGGCCGGCGCGGCTCGGGGTTCTGGGCAGCGGTCTCGAAGCGTCCATGCACACCCGCGCGTTCGCCGCCGTCCGTTCCCTGACCGAGGTGGTGGTGTTCAGTCCGACACCACAGCGGCGTCAGGACTTCGCCCGGGAGATCTCCGAGGAACTGGGCGTGCCCGTGCGCGCCGTGGACGAGCCGAGGGCCGCGGTGGAGGGAGCCGACATCGTCCTGGCCGCCGCACGGTCGAGGGGGGAGAAGCCGATCCTGTTCGGCGACTGGCTCCAGCAGGGGACGACGGTCGTGTCCATCGGCTCAACCGTGCCCAACCAGCGCGAGATCGACGCCAGCGTCGTCGAGCGCGCCGATCTGATCGTCTGCGACGTGCTCGAGGAAGTCCTGGAGGAGACCGGCGACATGCTGGCGGCCGCGAAGGCCGGTGTGGCGTTCCGGGACAAGTCCTTCTCGATGAACGCGCTGCTGGCCGGCGACCTCGATCAGCGGCGGGGGTCGGCGGTCCTGCCCATGTTCAAGTCGGTCGGTAGCGGCGTCCAGGACGTAATCGTGGCGGAGGTCATCCTCACCAAGGCGCTGGAGGCCGGCCAGGTGACAGCCCTCCCGATCGCATTCGAGACCAAGCGCCCCAAGGGCATTCGCAAGGAGAAGACCGATGGCCACGTACAGCCGTAA
- a CDS encoding dihydrodipicolinate synthase family protein yields the protein MATYSRKDARDWARETMVGVANVTIPTMTSDFKDLNEKAIRHDVEKTVEHGFVGTLACSEVAWYPEEYGRFVEMMVDQAQGRAFVVHHAIFNSLEDNIEQARVAEAAGAELVLLGYPPFFYPKSLEDVYAYTKAFCDATNLAVMLFPVPAWGFSRLHPTDLPVSLLRRLVDDCPNVVAIKAEGGAPVIMGAIEAYQAFHEEVVISYPLEWEFVPLSRLIPVQFCGTNFSAYYGPWLPRIFDLIRKGDHDAAAEIFHRLQPARSAFNTVAQGGGAGNRALWKYQSWLQGYNGGPLRHPTGRVHARHMTALRRGQEASGLNPTKDPDEDFFVGRTPA from the coding sequence ATGGCCACGTACAGCCGTAAAGACGCCCGGGACTGGGCACGGGAAACCATGGTGGGCGTCGCGAACGTCACGATCCCGACCATGACGTCCGACTTCAAGGATCTGAACGAAAAGGCGATCCGGCACGATGTCGAGAAGACGGTCGAGCACGGTTTCGTCGGCACGCTGGCCTGTTCCGAGGTGGCGTGGTACCCGGAGGAATACGGCCGTTTCGTCGAGATGATGGTCGACCAGGCGCAGGGCCGGGCCTTCGTCGTGCACCACGCGATCTTCAACTCCCTGGAAGACAACATCGAGCAGGCGCGAGTGGCGGAAGCCGCCGGTGCCGAGCTGGTGCTGCTGGGATACCCGCCGTTCTTCTACCCGAAGTCGCTGGAGGACGTGTACGCGTACACCAAGGCCTTCTGCGACGCGACCAACCTGGCGGTCATGCTGTTCCCGGTTCCGGCCTGGGGTTTCTCCCGGCTTCACCCGACCGACCTGCCCGTTTCGCTGCTGCGCCGGCTCGTCGACGACTGCCCGAACGTCGTCGCCATCAAGGCCGAGGGCGGTGCGCCCGTGATCATGGGGGCCATCGAGGCGTATCAGGCCTTCCATGAGGAAGTCGTGATCTCCTACCCGCTGGAGTGGGAGTTCGTGCCGCTGTCGCGGCTGATCCCGGTGCAGTTCTGCGGCACCAACTTCTCGGCCTACTACGGGCCTTGGCTGCCCCGCATATTCGATCTGATCCGGAAGGGCGACCACGACGCGGCCGCCGAGATCTTCCACCGGCTCCAGCCCGCCCGCAGTGCCTTCAACACGGTGGCGCAGGGCGGCGGCGCGGGCAACCGCGCGCTGTGGAAGTACCAGTCCTGGCTCCAGGGCTACAACGGCGGTCCGCTGCGGCACCCCACCGGACGCGTGCACGCCCGCCACATGACCGCGCTGCGCCGCGGCCAGGAGGCGTCGGGCCTCAACCCGACCAAGGACCCCGACGAGGACTTCTTCGTCGGCCGCACCCCCGCCTGA
- the hisD gene encoding histidinol dehydrogenase, whose protein sequence is MPVPLKSPVTSDHDQAASAAVRETVAKVIEDVRRRGDDAVREYSEKFDNWSPENFRLDADAVERIVSSVDEQAITDIRAAQANVRQFAERQRESLHDFEVETQPGVLLGQKNLPVAAVGAYVPGGRYPLVASAHMTVVTAKVAGVERVTACTPPIRGEIPAATIAALHLAGADEILLLGGVQAVAAMALGTETIGRVDMLAGPGNAYVAEAKRQLFGEVGIDLFAGPTEILVIADEHADPFVVAVDLLSQAEHGPDSPAILITDSEPLARETIAHIERILPGMPTRDFAGPAWRDHGQVIVTADLTEAYALADTFAAEHVQVLTTEPRDALDRMRNYGALFLGAGTCVSYGDKVIGTNHTLPTRGAARYTGGLWVGKYLKTVTYQEVTDPAASAALGEFCGRAARLERFEGHARSGDVRVAAHTGTKPEWA, encoded by the coding sequence ATGCCGGTTCCATTGAAGTCCCCAGTCACCAGCGACCACGACCAGGCGGCCTCGGCCGCCGTCCGCGAGACCGTGGCGAAGGTGATCGAGGACGTCCGGCGCCGGGGAGACGACGCGGTTCGCGAGTACTCCGAGAAGTTCGACAACTGGTCCCCGGAGAACTTCCGGCTCGACGCGGACGCCGTCGAGCGCATCGTGTCGTCGGTGGACGAGCAGGCCATCACGGACATCCGGGCCGCCCAGGCCAACGTGCGCCAGTTCGCGGAGCGGCAGCGGGAATCGCTGCACGACTTCGAGGTGGAAACCCAGCCCGGCGTGCTCCTGGGGCAGAAGAACCTGCCGGTCGCCGCCGTCGGGGCCTACGTGCCGGGCGGACGCTATCCGCTGGTGGCCTCGGCCCACATGACCGTCGTCACGGCCAAGGTCGCCGGAGTGGAGCGGGTGACCGCCTGCACACCGCCGATCCGGGGCGAGATCCCGGCGGCGACGATCGCCGCGCTGCACCTGGCCGGCGCCGACGAGATCCTCCTGCTCGGCGGGGTGCAGGCGGTGGCCGCGATGGCGCTGGGCACCGAGACCATCGGCCGCGTGGACATGCTGGCCGGCCCCGGCAACGCGTATGTGGCCGAGGCCAAGCGGCAGCTGTTCGGCGAGGTGGGCATCGACCTGTTCGCCGGCCCCACGGAGATCCTCGTCATCGCCGACGAGCACGCCGACCCGTTCGTCGTCGCCGTCGACCTGCTCAGCCAGGCCGAGCACGGCCCCGACTCGCCCGCCATCCTGATCACGGACTCCGAACCCCTGGCCCGCGAGACGATCGCGCACATCGAGCGCATCCTGCCCGGCATGCCCACCCGGGACTTCGCCGGACCGGCATGGCGGGACCACGGTCAGGTCATCGTCACCGCCGACCTGACCGAGGCCTACGCACTCGCCGACACGTTCGCCGCCGAACACGTGCAGGTCCTCACGACCGAGCCGCGCGATGCGCTCGACCGGATGCGCAACTACGGCGCCCTCTTCCTCGGCGCGGGCACCTGCGTCTCGTACGGCGACAAGGTGATCGGCACCAACCACACGCTGCCCACCCGCGGCGCCGCCCGCTACACCGGCGGTCTCTGGGTCGGCAAGTACCTCAAGACCGTCACCTACCAGGAAGTTACCGACCCCGCCGCCAGCGCCGCGCTGGGCGAGTTCTGCGGTCGGGCCGCCCGCCTGGAACGGTTCGAGGGCCATGCGCGTTCCGGCGATGTCCGGGTGGCCGCCCACACCGGCACGAAGCCGGAGTGGGCATGA
- a CDS encoding SDR family NAD(P)-dependent oxidoreductase, whose protein sequence is MIAGRTALVTGAGNGLGRAIALALAEQGARVLLTGRTKTTLEDVAAEIGTDARVGVCDTSDPHAVTALAEEFADEEISILVNNAGIAGPVASLTDIEPEEWDEVFAVNVRGVYLMCRAFLPSMIARGTGDVVNLASVSGKRPLARRTPYTASKMAVIGLTATLAHEVGPLGVTVNSLSPGPVSGPRMERNFALEAQRTGTTPQEAEEEFVSRAALHRMVTETEVGHAVVAMLQMPGLCGADIDLSAGMIAR, encoded by the coding sequence ATGATCGCCGGACGCACGGCGCTGGTCACCGGCGCGGGCAACGGCCTGGGCCGTGCCATCGCGCTCGCACTGGCGGAACAGGGCGCACGCGTACTGCTGACGGGGCGGACCAAGACCACCCTGGAAGACGTGGCCGCGGAGATCGGCACGGACGCTCGCGTGGGGGTGTGCGACACCTCGGACCCCCACGCGGTGACCGCCCTGGCCGAGGAGTTCGCCGACGAGGAGATCTCCATCCTGGTCAACAACGCCGGGATCGCCGGCCCGGTGGCATCGCTGACCGACATCGAACCCGAGGAATGGGACGAGGTGTTCGCCGTCAACGTGCGCGGCGTGTACCTGATGTGCCGGGCCTTCCTGCCGTCGATGATCGCCCGGGGCACCGGAGACGTCGTCAACCTCGCTTCCGTCAGCGGCAAACGCCCCCTCGCCCGACGCACCCCCTACACGGCGTCCAAGATGGCCGTCATCGGACTGACCGCCACCCTGGCGCACGAGGTCGGGCCGCTGGGAGTGACCGTCAACTCCCTCTCCCCAGGCCCGGTGAGCGGCCCGCGTATGGAGCGCAACTTCGCCCTCGAAGCACAGCGCACCGGCACGACACCGCAGGAGGCCGAGGAGGAGTTCGTATCGCGCGCCGCTCTGCATCGGATGGTCACCGAGACCGAAGTCGGCCACGCTGTCGTCGCGATGCTGCAGATGCCCGGCCTGTGCGGCGCCGACATCGATCTCTCCGCCGGCATGATCGCCAGGTGA
- a CDS encoding DUF3500 domain-containing protein, which translates to MEKASENNSHRRVKSRWKRAGIAFAAGTSLLFGAVYVSANAATVPSDPAGGAGTPTATAPGGAGAPTATASSSSDASDVVTAANAFLDTLDEDQQSSVLLDFTEANATAWSNLPCGSTCRVGIAFSSLSDEQLTAAKAVIKAATGTGTDSGNDQITQILAADDYLGESADGYGSGNYYLAFLGTPSADGTWQLHFGGHHLALNLTYEDGEVEGSTPYFVGVEPTNWTEDGTSYAPLSGMYDAMSAMVAGLSTDELAEAKLSESFSDVLLGPDDDGDFPTAKEGLKVGELTDDQQELVLNAIEPWVDVADDTTAASVLSTYKSELDETYISYSGSTDLSAQGDYVRIDGPGVWIEFVCQDGVVYSDQIHYHTVYRDHTTDYGGEFSF; encoded by the coding sequence GTGGAAAAGGCGTCGGAGAACAACAGTCACCGCAGGGTGAAGAGCCGGTGGAAGCGGGCGGGTATCGCCTTCGCGGCGGGGACCAGCCTGCTGTTCGGAGCGGTCTACGTCAGCGCCAACGCCGCGACCGTCCCGAGCGACCCAGCCGGCGGCGCGGGGACCCCGACCGCCACAGCCCCCGGCGGCGCGGGAGCCCCGACCGCGACCGCCTCCTCGTCCTCCGACGCCTCGGACGTGGTCACCGCGGCCAACGCGTTCCTGGACACCCTCGACGAGGACCAGCAGTCGTCCGTGCTCCTCGACTTCACCGAGGCGAACGCCACCGCCTGGTCGAACCTCCCGTGCGGTTCCACCTGCCGGGTCGGCATCGCGTTCAGCTCGCTCAGCGACGAACAGCTGACCGCCGCCAAGGCGGTGATCAAGGCGGCGACCGGCACCGGCACCGACTCCGGCAACGACCAGATCACGCAGATCCTGGCCGCCGACGACTACCTCGGCGAGTCCGCCGACGGTTACGGCAGCGGCAACTACTACCTGGCGTTCCTCGGCACCCCGAGCGCGGACGGCACCTGGCAGCTGCACTTCGGCGGTCACCACCTCGCCCTGAACCTCACCTACGAGGACGGGGAGGTCGAGGGCTCCACGCCCTACTTCGTCGGGGTCGAGCCGACCAACTGGACCGAGGACGGCACCTCCTACGCGCCGCTGTCCGGGATGTACGACGCGATGTCCGCCATGGTCGCAGGCCTGAGCACCGACGAACTCGCGGAGGCGAAGCTCTCGGAGTCGTTCAGCGACGTGCTGCTCGGTCCGGACGACGACGGCGACTTCCCGACGGCGAAGGAGGGACTCAAGGTCGGCGAACTCACCGACGACCAGCAGGAGCTGGTCCTGAACGCCATCGAACCATGGGTGGACGTGGCGGACGACACCACCGCCGCCTCCGTCCTGAGCACCTACAAGTCGGAACTGGACGAGACCTACATCTCGTACTCCGGCTCCACCGATCTGAGCGCCCAGGGCGACTACGTGCGCATCGACGGACCGGGCGTCTGGATCGAGTTCGTCTGTCAGGACGGCGTGGTGTACTCGGACCAGATCCACTACCACACCGTCTACCGGGACCACACCACCGACTACGGCGGAGAGTTCTCGTTCTGA
- a CDS encoding HupE/UreJ family protein codes for MDRRPISLSHALRMLAGIAVTVTAALLLAAPPAAAHPLPHSVLLLDVHETSVAAELELPVSDFSRASGIALDDSTTTGQLSARGAAIRRYLAAHLHPTTRRGAAWTVAFGAMALGRAEQTSTGTYRELTVRATLTPPSGGDPRRFVLDYDAIVHQVVTHTVMVSVRRDWAAGRVAEEGRDDATEVGVIRIDTRTMSVAPLTVDLKGGSVWSGTYAMFRLGADHILEGTDHLLFLLILLLPAPLQAAGNRWRGLAKTRTAVGRTGRTTLAFTVGHSTALALSAFGRLDIPARPVETFIAFSVLVGAVHAIRPLFPGREAVVAGVFGLGHGLAFSLTLAEMNLSTTQLALSLAGFNLGIECMQLVLVLLALPSLIRLTRLRGHPALRGACALLTAGAALGWLLDRLGLANPVARAADSVGTHTSSLLLVLVATALPATLRLITAHRRTRGGDEETQRPGGTETSGDTGTSRDTETWRHGGNAARAADAS; via the coding sequence ATGGACCGCCGGCCGATCTCACTGTCACATGCGCTGCGCATGCTGGCCGGGATCGCGGTGACGGTGACGGCGGCGCTGCTTCTGGCGGCGCCGCCCGCCGCCGCCCATCCCCTGCCCCACTCGGTGCTGCTGCTCGACGTGCACGAGACGTCGGTGGCGGCCGAACTGGAGCTTCCGGTCAGCGACTTCTCCCGGGCCAGCGGTATCGCCCTGGACGACTCGACCACGACCGGGCAACTGTCGGCGCGCGGCGCCGCGATCCGCCGCTATCTCGCGGCCCATCTGCACCCCACCACCCGCCGGGGCGCGGCCTGGACCGTCGCCTTCGGCGCCATGGCCCTCGGCCGGGCGGAGCAGACCTCCACCGGCACCTACCGCGAGCTGACCGTCCGGGCCACGCTCACCCCGCCCTCCGGCGGGGACCCGCGCCGGTTCGTCCTCGACTACGACGCGATCGTCCACCAGGTCGTCACCCACACCGTCATGGTGTCCGTCCGCCGGGACTGGGCCGCCGGCCGGGTGGCCGAGGAAGGGCGGGACGACGCCACCGAGGTCGGTGTCATCCGCATCGACACCCGGACCATGAGCGTCGCCCCCCTCACCGTCGACCTGAAGGGCGGAAGCGTCTGGAGCGGGACGTACGCCATGTTCCGGCTGGGCGCCGATCACATTCTCGAAGGCACCGACCATCTGCTTTTCCTGCTCATTCTTTTGCTGCCCGCGCCTCTGCAGGCGGCCGGAAACCGCTGGCGCGGGCTCGCGAAAACCCGGACGGCCGTCGGTCGAACGGGCCGTACGACTCTCGCGTTCACCGTCGGGCATTCCACCGCACTCGCCCTGAGCGCCTTCGGGCGCCTCGACATTCCGGCCCGACCGGTCGAAACCTTTATCGCCTTCAGTGTTCTCGTCGGCGCGGTCCACGCCATTCGCCCGCTCTTCCCCGGGCGGGAAGCCGTCGTCGCCGGTGTCTTCGGCCTCGGACACGGACTGGCCTTCTCGCTCACGCTCGCCGAGATGAACCTCTCGACCACCCAACTGGCCCTCAGCCTCGCGGGATTCAACCTCGGCATCGAATGCATGCAACTCGTCCTCGTCCTCCTCGCCCTGCCGAGCCTGATCCGTCTCACCCGACTGCGCGGCCATCCCGCACTGCGCGGCGCGTGCGCGCTGCTGACGGCCGGCGCGGCCCTCGGCTGGCTGCTGGACCGGCTCGGCCTGGCCAACCCCGTCGCCCGGGCCGCGGACAGCGTGGGAACGCACACCTCCTCCCTGCTCCTCGTCCTCGTCGCGACGGCCCTGCCGGCCACCCTCCGGCTGATCACCGCCCACCGCCGCACCCGGGGCGGAGACGAGGAGACGCAGAGACCCGGAGGCACGGAGACATCCGGAGACACGGGGACCTCCCGAGACACGGAGACATGGAGACACGGGGGCAATGCGGCGAGGGCCGCGGACGCTTCGTAG
- a CDS encoding carbonic anhydrase has translation MPRTSPAVALDALLSGNERFVAGTPSHPNQDAARRAELAPGQEPFAVILGCSDSRLAAEIIFDRGLGDLFVVRTAGHVLGAEVLGSVEYATAVLGCRLVVVLGHDSCGAVAAARAAVENGLPSTGFVRDVVERVTPSVLAARAAGLTSDSDIVDEHIRHTVQLLLDRSRTLAEQVDAGEVAVVGMAYRLAQGSARILVSRGDTGIPVAAVGHDQVG, from the coding sequence ATGCCTCGCACATCTCCCGCAGTCGCCCTCGACGCTCTCCTCTCCGGGAACGAGCGGTTCGTCGCGGGCACCCCCAGCCATCCCAACCAGGACGCGGCCCGTCGGGCCGAGCTCGCGCCCGGCCAGGAACCCTTCGCCGTGATCCTCGGGTGCTCCGACTCCCGGCTCGCCGCGGAGATCATCTTCGACCGGGGGCTGGGGGATCTCTTCGTCGTACGGACCGCCGGGCATGTGCTCGGCGCGGAAGTGCTGGGCAGCGTCGAATACGCCACGGCCGTGCTCGGCTGCCGGCTGGTCGTCGTCCTCGGGCACGACTCCTGCGGGGCGGTCGCCGCGGCCCGCGCGGCGGTGGAGAACGGACTGCCCTCCACCGGCTTCGTCCGGGACGTGGTCGAGCGCGTCACCCCCAGCGTGCTGGCCGCCCGCGCCGCCGGCCTGACCTCCGACAGCGACATCGTCGACGAGCACATAAGGCACACCGTGCAGCTGCTCCTCGACCGCTCCCGCACCCTCGCGGAACAGGTGGACGCGGGGGAGGTGGCGGTCGTGGGCATGGCGTACCGGCTCGCGCAGGGCAGCGCCCGCATCCTGGTCTCCCGGGGCGACACCGGCATCCCGGTCGCGGCCGTGGGACACGACCAGGTGGGCTGA